The following proteins are encoded in a genomic region of Oncorhynchus keta strain PuntledgeMale-10-30-2019 chromosome 35, Oket_V2, whole genome shotgun sequence:
- the pfn4 gene encoding profilin-4, translated as MNQFQNLINDCLIDTKHVESAVILVAKTAAVTAASARFQVLPTQAQIFIDSFKHMTSTRERGFYFQDKTYTCVRADRNSIYCKCGTHGLILVKTALYIIVATYNDSMYPSVCVEAVEKLAVYLKEKGK; from the exons ATGAACCAATTTCAGAATTTGATAAATGACTGTCTTATCGATACAAAACACGTGGAAAGCGCTGTCATTCTGGTTGCCAAGACTGCAGCAGTAACTGCGGCGTCTGCGAGGTTTCAG GTTCTTCCTACACAAGCCCAGATTTTCATAGACTCTTTCAAGCACATGACATCGACCAGGGAGCGGGGCTTCTACTTTCAAGACAAAACATACACCTGTGTCCGAGCTGACAGGAACTCCATCTACTGCAAATGT GGAACACATGGCTTGATTCTTGTGAAGACTGCTCTGTACATTATAGTGGCCACATACAACGACAGCATGTACCCTAGCGTGTGTGTGGAGGCTGTCGAGAAACTAG CTGTGTACCTCAAGGAAAAGGGAAAATGA